A genomic stretch from Sphingobacterium sp. ML3W includes:
- the lysA gene encoding diaminopimelate decarboxylase, producing the protein MINTAIAAKFAEKETPFYYYDLAVLNKTLEAAYVASHKRGFHVHYALKANFNDVLLKAMQQIGFGADCVSGNEVKKAIECGFAPQNITFAGVGKSDKEINYALQQNIFAFNVESIQELEVINELASKQGVKANVALRINPNVDAHTHHYITTGLDENKFGIPNADLEKCAAVLKKCDFIELVGLHFHVGSQITDMTVFKSLCVKVNEWKNWFEERGTQIRVLNVGGGLGIDYKNPDGNPVPDFEAYFDIFDRFLERKPHQEVHFELGRALVAQCGSLVSRVLYVKNGVKKNFLVLDAGMTELMRPALYQAYHKIENISEGSATEALNYDVVGPICESSDCFGKEVPLPVSKRGDLIAIRSAGAYGEVMASRYNLREEIRFVYSDQL; encoded by the coding sequence ATGATAAATACAGCTATTGCGGCAAAATTTGCAGAGAAAGAAACGCCGTTTTATTACTATGACTTGGCCGTGTTAAACAAAACCTTGGAAGCGGCTTACGTAGCTTCCCACAAAAGGGGATTCCATGTTCATTATGCATTGAAAGCTAATTTTAACGATGTGTTGTTAAAAGCTATGCAACAGATCGGCTTCGGTGCGGACTGTGTGAGCGGAAATGAAGTGAAAAAAGCTATTGAGTGTGGTTTTGCACCTCAGAATATTACCTTCGCTGGCGTTGGGAAATCGGATAAGGAGATCAATTATGCATTACAACAAAATATCTTTGCATTCAACGTAGAGTCTATTCAGGAGCTTGAGGTTATTAACGAATTGGCATCAAAACAAGGTGTAAAAGCGAATGTTGCATTGCGAATAAACCCGAATGTGGATGCGCATACACACCATTATATTACAACAGGACTCGACGAAAACAAATTTGGTATTCCAAATGCGGATTTGGAGAAATGTGCCGCTGTTCTTAAGAAATGTGATTTTATAGAATTGGTAGGCTTACACTTCCACGTCGGATCTCAGATTACCGATATGACGGTATTCAAAAGTTTGTGTGTTAAAGTTAATGAGTGGAAAAACTGGTTTGAGGAGCGTGGAACACAGATTCGTGTGTTGAACGTCGGTGGGGGCCTTGGGATAGATTATAAAAATCCAGACGGTAATCCAGTTCCAGATTTTGAAGCTTATTTTGACATTTTTGATCGTTTCCTAGAGCGTAAGCCGCATCAGGAAGTTCATTTTGAACTGGGCAGAGCTTTGGTTGCTCAATGCGGAAGCTTGGTGAGCCGTGTATTATATGTTAAGAATGGTGTCAAGAAAAACTTTTTGGTACTGGATGCAGGGATGACTGAATTGATGCGACCAGCCTTGTATCAAGCTTACCATAAAATAGAAAATATTAGTGAAGGCAGTGCTACAGAAGCATTAAACTACGATGTCGTAGGGCCAATCTGTGAATCGTCGGATTGTTTTGGAAAGGAAGTACCTTTGCCGGTGTCAAAACGTGGTGACTTGATCGCTATTCGTTCTGCAGGAGCTTATGGTGAAGTTATGGCTTCCCGCTATAATTTGAGAGAAGAAATCAGATTTGTCTACAGCGATCAATTGTAG
- a CDS encoding prolipoprotein diacylglyceryl transferase family protein: protein MLTAIEFPVTIDLFGKTFLLHPFMEGLGMFMGMRYYQLLKWKDKESLGHTNSLLIVIAAAVGALIGSHVIGSLERPAELFSALSKWRYIWLNNTIVGGLAGGLVGVELMKKIMRKQESTGDRMVFPLIVAIMIGRIGCFYTGVFEQTYGLPTECPLGMYLGDAYRRHPVALYEIAFLILLFISLQWFKRRFIFQNGVLFQFFMLSYFSFRFLLDFIKPRVVILFGMSTIQITCLVVIIYYIYLLNNTHIERKV from the coding sequence ATGCTAACTGCAATCGAATTTCCTGTTACCATTGATTTATTTGGAAAGACCTTTCTATTGCATCCCTTTATGGAAGGCTTGGGGATGTTTATGGGCATGCGTTATTATCAGCTCCTGAAATGGAAAGATAAGGAGAGCTTAGGTCATACCAACTCACTTTTAATTGTCATTGCAGCTGCTGTAGGAGCCTTGATCGGATCTCATGTGATCGGATCGCTTGAGCGCCCGGCGGAATTGTTTAGTGCCCTAAGTAAATGGCGTTATATCTGGCTAAATAATACGATTGTAGGTGGTCTGGCGGGTGGACTGGTCGGGGTGGAACTGATGAAAAAAATCATGCGCAAGCAAGAGAGCACGGGGGACCGCATGGTTTTTCCGCTGATTGTTGCGATTATGATCGGGCGGATAGGTTGTTTTTACACTGGGGTATTTGAGCAGACCTATGGCCTGCCTACGGAATGTCCATTAGGGATGTACCTTGGTGATGCTTATCGAAGACATCCGGTTGCCTTATACGAAATTGCATTTTTGATTCTGCTATTTATTTCCCTACAATGGTTTAAACGGAGATTTATATTCCAAAATGGCGTACTGTTTCAGTTTTTCATGCTCAGCTATTTCAGCTTTCGTTTTTTATTGGATTTTATCAAGCCAAGGGTAGTTATTCTTTTCGGAATGAGTACAATACAAATTACCTGTCTTGTCGTGATAATTTATTATATTTATTTATTGAATAATACGCATATTGAAAGGAAGGTCTAA
- a CDS encoding radical SAM protein: MPVRNYTYYDYTISLCPTCLSRVGAKIIIEDEKVFMTKNCPDHGFFKTLIATDVEYYKNIRNYNKASETPLKFENEVHFGCPYDCGLCVDHEQHSCLSIVEVTDRCNLTCPTCYAMSSPHYGRHRSLEEIERMFDKIVENEGEPDVVQISGGEPTIHPEFFKILDIAKTKPIKHLMLNTNGIRIANDPGFAEQLATYAPEFEIYLQFDSFRPAVLEKFRGKDLTDVRKKAIDKLNALNLSTTLVVVLEKGTNDDEIGAILDYALNQRCVRGVTFQPVEIAGRNAENAQQHKMTLTEVRQEILDQYPLLHSHDIIPVPCNPDALAMGYVLKIGDERIPLTRHIDPAVLLNNQSRNTIVYEQDTGVQMQLLDIFSTGISVDKVKPKVNQLLCCLPDVCAPELDYDNLFRIIIMNFMDAYDFDVRAVKKSCVHIVNKDLKLIPFETMNLFYRDDKVKRLEELKLSDAIRF, translated from the coding sequence ATGCCAGTTAGAAATTATACCTATTACGATTATACCATTAGTTTGTGTCCAACCTGTCTTTCGCGTGTAGGGGCAAAAATTATCATCGAAGATGAAAAGGTGTTTATGACCAAAAATTGCCCTGATCATGGTTTTTTCAAAACCCTGATCGCCACAGATGTTGAATACTATAAAAATATCCGAAATTATAACAAAGCGTCTGAGACGCCATTGAAATTTGAGAACGAGGTTCATTTTGGCTGCCCGTATGATTGTGGCCTCTGTGTCGATCATGAACAACACAGTTGCCTGTCTATCGTTGAGGTGACCGATCGTTGCAACCTGACATGTCCGACCTGCTACGCCATGTCTTCACCTCATTATGGGCGGCATCGTTCACTGGAGGAAATCGAACGCATGTTTGATAAGATTGTCGAAAACGAAGGGGAGCCTGATGTCGTTCAGATCAGTGGCGGAGAACCAACTATTCATCCGGAGTTTTTTAAGATTTTGGATATCGCTAAAACGAAACCAATTAAGCATTTGATGCTGAATACGAATGGTATTCGGATTGCGAATGACCCTGGATTTGCCGAACAGCTCGCCACCTACGCTCCGGAATTTGAAATTTACCTCCAATTTGATTCTTTCCGCCCGGCTGTGCTGGAGAAATTTAGAGGAAAGGATTTGACTGATGTGCGGAAAAAGGCGATTGACAAGCTCAATGCGTTAAACCTAAGTACGACACTTGTCGTTGTCCTGGAAAAAGGAACCAACGATGATGAGATTGGAGCGATATTGGATTATGCTTTGAACCAGCGTTGTGTTCGTGGTGTAACCTTTCAGCCCGTAGAAATTGCCGGTAGAAATGCGGAGAATGCACAGCAGCATAAGATGACCCTCACTGAGGTCAGACAGGAAATCTTAGATCAGTACCCGCTCTTGCATTCGCATGATATCATTCCGGTACCTTGCAATCCAGACGCTTTGGCTATGGGCTATGTGCTTAAGATTGGTGATGAAAGAATTCCGCTAACACGGCATATTGACCCAGCTGTACTCTTGAATAATCAGTCACGCAATACCATTGTGTACGAACAGGATACTGGTGTTCAGATGCAGTTGCTGGATATTTTTAGTACCGGTATTTCGGTGGATAAAGTAAAACCAAAGGTCAATCAATTGCTTTGTTGCCTGCCTGATGTGTGTGCTCCTGAGCTGGATTATGATAATCTTTTCCGCATCATTATCATGAATTTTATGGATGCTTACGACTTCGATGTCCGTGCGGTCAAAAAATCCTGCGTACATATTGTCAATAAAGATTTAAAGTTAATCCCCTTTGAGACGATGAATCTGTTTTACCGTGATGACAAAGTCAAGCGTTTGGAGGAACTTAAATTATCGGATGCTATACGATTTTAA